The DNA window AGCGTCGACTTGTTAAGATGCAGAGCTTCTTTTGCCCGGCGGACGTTTCCTCGACCTTCTCCGCTGCCATTTCCCCTGACGGATGAATTACATTCTTCTATTGGCTCGCTTGGCCTTCCATGAATCCCCCCGCcaaccccaccccaaaaaagtgAAAGTGTTCGTACGATAAATAAAGGAACCGACGTTGGCCCACGGAAAGCTGGAACATCTTGCGGAGCAAAGTGCAATACTTGATAGGTCCAAAAGTGTCCACTAGATTACTCGTCGATGACTGAATAACATCGGGGATGATTCATTCAAACAAGACGTGATGACAAAAGCAACTCATTcgaaatggattagacatcgattgccgtcaatggcagcgaatgacttAAAGCCTGAACTACCTACTTAATAGACGCGCAGTGTATACTTGACTGTTTTAATTTAGTGTAAAAGagacatagaaaaaaaaagaaaatgaaccaTTGGGAATTTAATTCCGAGTTAATGCTTTAACTCGGATAATTCCGCACTAAATTGAAGAAAACTCATCGTTTCTACAGAGCCAAAATTTAAAGTGGTATCTATTGATGCCAAAGTTAATCCCAGAGTTAAGTTTTAACTCGGATAATACCGTCCTAAATtgaaatttgaagaaaagtcaTCATTTCAATGGAGACTAAGTTTAAAAggggaagaaaatgtttttttaactactgATAGCCAAATTAATTCCAGAGTTAAAGCTTTAATTCAGAGATTGCGGACTAGattgaaaatggaagaaaactCAATGTTTCGACTGATGCCAAAATTTAAAGTGGAAGAAAATGAATTGTTCTactgagacaaaatttaaagtTCAAGAAAATGAATCGTTTCAACTGATGCCAAAATGAATCAAAGAGTTAAAGCTTTAACACCACCATCTTTGTTGTCTGTTTTTAAGCACAAAAATTTGAAGAATACCAAGCATTACTACTGTTGTCAAATTTAAACTTTTAAGTTATGcattaagttatttttttatgggtGGGGCATTCGACACAAAATCTAAATCAATTGCTACCACAGATGTCAAAGTTAAAACTTCCATCTCCAAGTTTTAACTCTAACCACATCAATATCCTTTTCCGTTTTTATGTTCTCATTAAaatttcacacaaaaatttAAATGACCGATCGCCGCTAACCCCTCTCACTGCAaacggattggacttctatctcTGTCAGCGGGATTGAATTAGTTTAGAGGGTTGTATGGTCAAATTTCTTGGGTTAAGTTATGCATTTGAATGGAAGTAATAGCTTGCATTACTCTTGGgatagtttagtttttttggggggggaaagatGAATCTATCCAGGCCAGTTGTTGAAAAATGAAGGCTTAGTTGGCCAAAACGACAGGCTGGAAGGACTGGCTGGGATATTGCAGGTTGTAACTCCCTAAACCGTCCACAAATTGCGGTTTCTCCATGTAGGAGATCTCGCCGTTGGCGCCCACCATGCCCAGACTCTGGGACGGCGGAGGGATGGCGAAAGGGTCAAAGGACGGTTGGAATCGGCCGGCGTGAGCTTGCGGAGGGTCGGCGTCGAAGTAACGGgggctctgggatcctgggtagACAAACTCTTTGGCGTTGGGGGAGAGTTGGCTGGGAACGGGGGCCGTCAGCGAGTGCATGGACAGAGAGAGCGACTTGTGCTTCAGCATATccggagccaaaatggcggtgGGGGAGCGGGTGAGCATCCTCTGGACGGGTGGGACTCCCACCGCCGCGCCCGCCGACCCACCCGCGccgcatttcttcattttggtGGATCCGAACTTGGTGGCGGCGAAAGCGGCGGTGGTGAAGGTGATGGGTTGGGGGCGGGCGCCGGATGGCTGGGCGCCCGGGTAAGGCGGGGAAGGGGCGGACGCGTCGGAGGGGTGAGCGGCCGGCTCGGCCGGCGAGCCGGAGGGAGGGTAGTTGAAAAGAGGGGGTCCGGGGTGAGGCGGCGTGGGGGATGGGGACAGCTGGCTCCCGATGGGAACGAACACCTGAGCGTCCGGATTGAAGCAAAGGCTCTTGGCTTCTTCCGACTCGGCGTCTCCTTTAACCTCTCTGGCGGGCCCCTCGGCTCGCTCGCCGTCGCGGCCCGGGCCCGGCGGGTCTTCCAGGTAAAGCACCTTCACCGCCCCCTTCTCTCCAATCTGATAGGACACCTCATAAGGGTCGATCCACACGCTGAGTTCGGCAGGGACATTGGCACGCACCTCCTCCGTGTCCAAGCCGCTCCTTTTGGCGGCCAGTTCTACAACGGGGTCCCTGGGGGCTCCCAGGTGCAGGCAGCGGAACGCCGAGCCTCGAAGCGGGGCCTCGGGGTACCAGTGACCCTCGAAGCGAGACACCAGGATCCGCTCCAGCTCCTCCCCGAAGAGGTCGGCTCGGCGCCGAGGTAGCTTATTGTACAAATAGGACACGATGAAGTTGAGGGCGACCTTGACCTCCAGATGCATGACCGCGACGGGTTGCGGCGGCGCTCCGCCGAGAGGAAGAGGCGAGCTTGGCTTGAATTTGAGCCGATGCGGAGCGGAATGTTCCTGGCTAGCTTCTGCTTTACGGTACGCCGTGGGATTTTAGAGGCGGCATACTGAAAGGCACCTTGAAAGGAGGGATGGCAGGGTTGCTTGTCAGTGTCTTGGGTCAAGCTGGTTCTGTGAAAATGGTAGAAAAGGTAGAATACAGCTATTACGAAATGTACATAGACACCAAATGTGTTTCAGGCCTATTGGCCGTCCATGTTGTTCAATCTATTcagacatttgtttttatttgcactACGCGCTAATCATGTTTGCTTTTCTCTAAAGTAGGTagcaggtgtcaaactcaaggcccgggggccaaatcaggCCCTGCATTTCATTTCCTTTGGCACGCAAAAGTAAATTAAATTGCTTCATGTTTCTTGTTAaataaaaactgatacaatTTATCTGATCCTTGAAAGATTGAATAGTtactcttttaaaaataaataaataaatgaaaaaatactggttttgttaaattaaaatgacaaaatgtttcgtcacattttttatgactcaagaaaatctcatttcattttctgaaccgctttatcctcattaggatcgcggggggtgctggagccaatcccagttgacgaggcgggggacaccctgaatcggtggccagccaatcacagggcacaaggagacaaacaaccatttacgctcacactcagtgtccaatcagcctaacaagcatgtctttggaatgtaccagagtacccagacaaaacccacacaggcccagggagaacatacaaactccacacaggtggaccgacctggatttgaacccaggtccaccACTGTGAGGCTGCCCTACTCAAGAAAATCgaaaaaaagatgactaaaaatgaaaaactgaatatttactctccctttttaaatcacatatcaaaagattaaaaacaaacatttactcCTTGTcctctttcataaaaaaatggtaataaaagaaagaaaaatatacatatacacaaagaATGTGTCCTAATACAAGTTCCAAAATAGAGGACTTAGACCATTTTTACCCTAACAATGTGTTTCAAATGATTCATCCACTATCAAAATAGTTTTAGATTGGCTAATCAATTAGTTGATTCATCAAATATTTAAGGGTTCGTATGGTTTCCTCTCAGAGATGTTTCATCGCCATCGACGGCAATTCacatccaattcaatttgacttggagggctggcagcaatctATCAGTATCCAataagttaaaacattttaacaagGTGATTAAATTCAAGGCTTTAAGACCCCACATAAACCCTGAAAACTACAGCCGcctttaaaaattgattttatttatacatatgTTTAAATCAGTTTTAGTTTTACTGACATGATTCCCAAATCTggtatcatttcatttttttgtgtttgcaatGACATGCAGGTGTTTATACGTTGTTGGTGTTATAACTTGCCTTAAAATTTGACCCCTCTAATGTACTGCATACGCATGTTAATGATGAATTACAGTAAATTGATTCTTAATACACAACATTAATGTCTAAACAACACGGTTAAGTGGTTATTTTGACATGCAAGATTACAGAAGCAAAACACGCGAGAGGAACACGACGTCTGTCAAATTCAACATTCACAAAGAGGAATTCACCATTTCATATTTAGCTTTTATAACAGCACAGGATGTACTGATGAACGTGACAGATGTGATGTGGGCCGCATAAATCCTTCATAATCTGAATCTGATCCCATCAAGCTCCTCCTTCTTAAAGCTCGAGTCCATTCAGCCCCAGCACTAAATCAACAtcagattaaaaatgaaaaaccagCATCACAAGATTGGCATCCAAGACCAATGTGTAAAATGGCAGATGGCCGATTGCAGAACACCAATTCCCAGCATGCAGTGCACACAATCCTACCCGCTCCCATCCACAAAAACAATCCCCCTCCCATCAACTTCCCCGGCCAGATGGGAATCCTTCATCTTTCAAAGACGAATCTGATTAAAAGAAGATTGTGCTTTCGTAAAGGATAAAGCCGCACATTTGCTACATTGGAATAGTTCGACGCCAGCACTACATTTAGACTTCCACGTGCAAATAAGGTGACATTGAGAGGATAAAGGTGGGGATTTGTTGGGATGGCGGATTTGGGGACTTTAAATGACTTTACCATTacctgaaataaaaataaaatacactttaaaaaaagggcAGTCACAGCAATGACTAATATTTGAAGAAAACATTCATGCATTGATTATTCAATGGACTCAATGCTTCatttgatgcaaaaaaaaaacagaaattctTGTCCTTTTAATAGAAACAAAAATACAGTAACACtgctgttgttattgtttttctttcctatttttttttacagcttgaATGCTGCAGGCCGAGCAGCAAATCAGGATGCACAGTCACATTGTTTACATGGCGCTTCAAATGCTTTCCACTGAGCTGTAAAATCTCAGTTTACATGACTATTCAGTGTATATAATCCAATGTGATTTCAACCACAACCAGGCAACCATTTGAATGGAAATTATTACAATCAACACATTCCCATCAgatcattaaaatacattttcattcctCAAAACAATAATACCGAGTATGGACTGCTGTGGTTTAACTGATTgcacgccattgacggcgccagacgtccaatctgattGGCCAGttgtcccagtcaaaatgggttggacgtccAGCGCCGTCAATCGCCCCGAAAAGCCTGTCCTCCCATTTTGAAGGAATTGCACAAACATGTTTATTGTTTGGAGTGTATTCTGTAGTTTTCAAGGGAATTTAACTGCACTGCATCATAAGGAGGGCCgtgtttcatatttttaatcatGTGTTAAAAACCAAAACAGAAGCACCGCTCAGCATAATGCAGTGCAGCTCCTAACAACCACAAAATCCAAGCACGATTattaaacacaaaattaaatttaTTCCTTATTAACATACCCCATCAAACATTATAGTGATTCTATTTGCCGGCCAAAGCCATAAGtcacacaaaaataataaaaacgatCTGTAATGCTGAAATAGTATAATAATTTGGGCTGATACGACTCACCTTCCCCTGTTTGGCGTCGACCTTTAATGTGATTGCGGGGAATCGTTCCCGATTTTTAAAGCTTTGCGTCCATGAAGAGAACGTGAGACGTCGAAATGTTTCACCTTGGCATTTTAATTCTTTTAAATCGCTTGTCCGGTTTCCAGCTGACAGTTGGTGGTGCGTTCAGAGGAAAACTTTACGGTAGGACAACCCGACGTATTTATACACAGTGACTCGCCCACACCCACGTGACACCTGGAACTATTTTCTCtcgattttaatgttttttcatgttatcatagaaaaaaatatttgtaaattgttatgttttttaaaatctacaTCAATACCGATTATAACTCATAAATAGGAAAAATGAGGGCCTGTTAACGATCAAGTAAAACAAACAATTTCACGTTTTCAAAACGCGCAatgatattttacaaaaaatatccGTGATAAGTAAATAttactgttttctttttaaacaacagTTTCAAAAGCGAACCCTAGACTATATCGCGGATGGAtatttgtagttttttacgGCGCTGACAGCCGGCTAAAAATACAAGTGGTGATGGCAACAGAGTGCCTATTGGCTGAGAAGGAGGCGGGTCCACCAATTATTGGGCTCTGTTATCCAATCAGAACAGCGAAGGAGACATGCCTTTTAAACCAAGGCTTGTGGGAAATGCTGTTCTTAGAAATAGATAATGACGTGATCATTAGGACTTTTCTCTTTTGACATTTCGCAGTATACTACTTTgaacattttccctttttctttatATTGAATGGGATTAGCTAAATGTATATGACATGAGTTGTTGGATTTCTTTTATTCAATCAAAATGAAACGTATGCACAAAACAGTTCTGCttgatgttttaaaatgtttaatttgctgaaatttgttaatttttaatgaaactaATTAATAGTAGGTCAAATTTTACAAAGATATTTCATCCCATTGGACgtgaatgcaaaaaaaccctTTAAAACTCTTTTAAAAAACAGCTTTCAGAACAGTTTAGTATTTACATGACGGGTCCGATTTTGCGTGACGTCATTTTGCGCGACGGTCCCTCTTGTGAAACAAAATGGCGTCCTACTGTT is part of the Stigmatopora argus isolate UIUO_Sarg chromosome 14, RoL_Sarg_1.0, whole genome shotgun sequence genome and encodes:
- the tob2 gene encoding protein Tob2, with product MHLEVKVALNFIVSYLYNKLPRRRADLFGEELERILVSRFEGHWYPEAPLRGSAFRCLHLGAPRDPVVELAAKRSGLDTEEVRANVPAELSVWIDPYEVSYQIGEKGAVKVLYLEDPPGPGRDGERAEGPAREVKGDAESEEAKSLCFNPDAQVFVPIGSQLSPSPTPPHPGPPLFNYPPSGSPAEPAAHPSDASAPSPPYPGAQPSGARPQPITFTTAAFAATKFGSTKMKKCGAGGSAGAAVGVPPVQRMLTRSPTAILAPDMLKHKSLSLSMHSLTAPVPSQLSPNAKEFVYPGSQSPRYFDADPPQAHAGRFQPSFDPFAIPPPSQSLGMVGANGEISYMEKPQFVDGLGSYNLQYPSQSFQPVVLAN